The window GACCTGAGGCCGTCGGGCGCGGCGTCGCGCCGCTGGCGGGAGGCACCGTCACCGTTCGCCGGGCCCAGGTGCAGCGCGGCTCAGCGTCGCGAGCCGGTTGGCCGCCGTCCAGATCAGCCAGGACGACTGCAGCCGGGAACCCCACCGGGCAGGAGTACGGCGCTCGCCGAGGCTGGCGCCGCACATCGCGGCGGCCATCACCGCGGCCACGTCACCGGTGGCCGGGGCGAGCAGGGCGGCGGCGATCGCCGCGACCGGGTCGTCGTGATGTGTCAGGAAGACGGCGACCGCGATCCCGGTCGCGGTCAGTGCGGGATCGGCGTCGCTGAACTGCTCCGAGAGAGCGTCGACCAGCGGATCATGGCGTGCCGCCCGGGCCGCCATCCGGACGATCTCGGCACAGCCGGGATGACCGGCATGCTGCCGCAGCGTCTGGACGAACGCGGCTGGTCGCAGCCGAACCATGGCCGGCGACCGCGCGGCCAGCGCCACGGCGACCGCCTGCACGGCGGCGGCCGCCACCAACGCGCCGTCGTCGGTCGCGGCGGCCGCAGCGCGGCGGGCCAGGTCGGCGACGGCGGAGTGCCCCAGGTCGGGAAGGAGCCCGATCGGTGCGATCCACGCGGGCGGTGCCGCCGCAGTCACGAGGTCGTCTCGCCGGTCCGGCGATGGTACGGCGAGCTCAGGCACCACCGACACGTCGGCCGGGAAGGTAGGCTCGTCGACGGTGCCACGGTGTCCGACAAGGTGGTGGGTCAGGGCAAGGGAACGCGCCGTGGTGATCCCGAATCGCATCGGCGGCCGGTAAGGTTCGTCCGGCCGCGCCGGACGGGTCGCGCCGCTAGCACCAAGCGCGTCCGCGCACGCCGCCATCAGCAGGCTGCCACGGACCCGCCGGGCCCAGTCGTCGGGGTCGGTCTGGTAAGGGCTGGGGCCGCCGGAGCTGATATCCACTCGAAGAATCTACCCTCACGTCAGTGTTGGTCAGTGCGGGTACTCGG is drawn from Micromonospora sp. Llam0 and contains these coding sequences:
- a CDS encoding ADP-ribosylglycohydrolase family protein gives rise to the protein MDISSGGPSPYQTDPDDWARRVRGSLLMAACADALGASGATRPARPDEPYRPPMRFGITTARSLALTHHLVGHRGTVDEPTFPADVSVVPELAVPSPDRRDDLVTAAAPPAWIAPIGLLPDLGHSAVADLARRAAAAATDDGALVAAAAVQAVAVALAARSPAMVRLRPAAFVQTLRQHAGHPGCAEIVRMAARAARHDPLVDALSEQFSDADPALTATGIAVAVFLTHHDDPVAAIAAALLAPATGDVAAVMAAAMCGASLGERRTPARWGSRLQSSWLIWTAANRLATLSRAAPGPGER